A region from the Rufibacter sp. DG15C genome encodes:
- a CDS encoding TMEM175 family protein, protein MNKNRLEAFSDGVLAIIITIMVLEIKVPHGTEWRALVPLLPVFLSYVLSFIYIGIYWNNHHHMLHSASKVNGSILWANLHLLFWLSLIPFATGWMGENSFAPAATALYGGILLLCSIAYWVLEQTIIQKNGKDSLLAKAIGQDLKGKLSPLLYLTGIALSFWSPWAANGVYVLVAFMWLIPDRRIERIYEEG, encoded by the coding sequence ATGAACAAGAACCGGCTAGAAGCATTTAGTGATGGCGTGTTGGCCATCATCATCACCATTATGGTACTGGAGATTAAGGTACCGCACGGCACCGAGTGGCGCGCCCTGGTCCCGCTCCTGCCCGTGTTCCTGAGCTACGTACTCAGCTTCATCTACATTGGCATTTACTGGAACAACCACCACCACATGCTCCACAGCGCCAGCAAGGTGAATGGAAGCATTCTCTGGGCCAACCTGCACCTGCTCTTCTGGCTGTCTTTGATTCCCTTTGCCACCGGCTGGATGGGCGAAAACAGCTTCGCGCCGGCGGCTACGGCCCTGTATGGTGGCATCCTGCTCTTGTGTTCTATTGCCTATTGGGTGCTGGAGCAGACCATCATCCAAAAGAACGGCAAAGACTCCCTCCTCGCCAAAGCCATTGGCCAAGACCTGAAAGGCAAACTCTCCCCGCTCTTATATCTAACCGGCATAGCCCTCTCCTTCTGGAGCCCCTGGGCCGCGAACGGTGTCTATGTGCTGGTGGCGTTTATGTGGTTGATACCGGATAGGAGGATTGAGCGTATTTATGAGGAGGGATAG
- a CDS encoding glycoside hydrolase family 43 protein: protein MVVWGCVPAKDTQTSGAGSASAQKAATSGNPIFPGWYADPEAAVFGKQYWVYPTFSAPYNQQVYFDAFSSKDLITWQKHTRILDTAQIKWAKRALWAPAVVQKGKQYFLFFGANDIQSDQELGGIGVAVANQPEGPYKDYLGKPLVDKFHNGAQPIDQFVFQDIDGQYYLIYGGWRHCNIAKLKPDFTGFVPQADGTIFKEITPQNYVEGPIMFMRNSKYYFMWSEGGWTGPDYSVAYAVADSPFGPFERVGKILQQDPSIATGAGHHSVIQVPGKDEWYIVYHRRPLDQKDRNARVTCIEPMTFDAQGMINPVKLTKEGVEKRKL, encoded by the coding sequence ATGGTTGTCTGGGGCTGCGTCCCGGCCAAAGACACGCAAACTTCTGGCGCTGGCTCCGCTTCGGCGCAGAAAGCCGCCACGTCTGGCAATCCCATCTTCCCGGGTTGGTACGCAGACCCAGAGGCAGCCGTTTTTGGCAAGCAATACTGGGTGTATCCCACGTTTTCGGCGCCCTATAACCAGCAAGTGTACTTTGATGCCTTTTCGTCTAAGGACCTTATCACCTGGCAGAAGCACACCCGCATTCTGGACACGGCGCAGATAAAATGGGCGAAGCGGGCCCTATGGGCGCCGGCCGTGGTGCAGAAAGGGAAGCAGTATTTTCTGTTCTTCGGGGCGAATGACATCCAGAGCGACCAGGAGCTGGGCGGCATTGGCGTGGCCGTGGCCAACCAACCCGAGGGTCCTTACAAAGACTACCTGGGCAAGCCGCTGGTAGACAAGTTCCACAACGGCGCCCAGCCCATAGACCAGTTTGTGTTTCAGGACATAGACGGCCAGTATTACCTTATCTACGGCGGCTGGCGGCACTGCAACATTGCCAAGCTCAAGCCAGACTTCACAGGCTTTGTACCGCAGGCAGACGGCACCATCTTCAAGGAGATTACGCCCCAAAACTATGTAGAAGGGCCTATTATGTTCATGCGCAACAGCAAGTACTACTTTATGTGGTCAGAAGGCGGCTGGACCGGACCCGATTACAGCGTGGCCTACGCCGTGGCAGATTCTCCCTTCGGTCCGTTTGAGCGGGTGGGCAAGATTCTACAGCAAGACCCTAGCATTGCTACCGGCGCCGGGCACCATTCGGTCATCCAAGTGCCCGGCAAAGATGAGTGGTACATTGTCTACCACCGCCGCCCCCTGGACCAGAAAGACCGCAACGCCCGCGTCACCTGCATAGAACCCATGACCTTTGACGCGCAAGGGATGATTAACCCCGTGAAGCTTACGAAGGAAGGAGTGGAGAAAAGGAAGTTGTAA
- a CDS encoding DUF1624 domain-containing protein yields the protein MLQTEVPLPLAQKSYTRVSSIDIVRGLAIVIMALDHVRDLWHTTSLVQDPLSFETTTPALFLTRWITHFCAPTFVFLAGTSAYLSYKKHGDAGRAQKFLLSRGLWLMVLEVTVIGFGIWFDIQFRTVMLQVIFAIGVGFVVLALLLRLPSRVIGGIGAAILLLHNLLPQVGPAETMAGKFLYSLLFRQGFFPFEGGPAVLVAYPLLPWMSLLLLGYSFGEVVRKDAVSRQKTLYLLGFAMLAVFMVLRVFNLYGEPNPWAPQTSTAFTILSFFNVTKYPPSLQFSLFFLGVMVVLLALLNTTNIAVTRFFATYGRVPMFFYLLHWYLIHTSMFVMVLAQGVKWEDLPFGMMKFGRPEEGVGVELPYVYLVWMAVVLLLYPACRWYSRYKAAHPEKKWLSYL from the coding sequence ATGCTGCAAACCGAAGTTCCTCTTCCGCTGGCCCAAAAAAGCTACACCCGGGTTTCCTCTATTGACATTGTGCGCGGCCTGGCCATTGTGATTATGGCCCTGGACCACGTGCGCGACCTATGGCACACCACCTCCCTGGTGCAGGACCCGCTTTCGTTTGAGACCACCACGCCAGCCCTATTTCTCACCCGCTGGATTACCCATTTTTGCGCGCCTACCTTTGTATTTCTGGCAGGTACTTCGGCGTATTTATCTTATAAAAAACATGGCGATGCAGGCCGGGCGCAGAAGTTTTTGCTAAGCCGGGGCCTCTGGCTCATGGTGTTGGAGGTGACGGTCATTGGCTTCGGGATTTGGTTTGACATTCAGTTCAGGACGGTCATGCTGCAGGTGATTTTTGCCATTGGCGTGGGCTTTGTGGTACTGGCCTTGCTGCTCCGGTTGCCCTCCAGGGTAATAGGCGGAATAGGCGCGGCCATTCTACTGCTGCACAACCTGTTGCCCCAAGTAGGCCCTGCTGAGACCATGGCAGGCAAATTCCTATATTCGCTCCTGTTCCGGCAGGGCTTCTTTCCGTTTGAGGGCGGACCAGCTGTTTTGGTGGCCTATCCCTTGCTGCCTTGGATGAGTCTTCTATTACTGGGCTATAGCTTTGGCGAGGTGGTTCGTAAAGATGCCGTATCTCGCCAGAAAACTTTGTACCTCCTAGGCTTTGCCATGCTGGCCGTATTTATGGTTCTGCGCGTGTTCAACCTGTACGGCGAGCCAAACCCATGGGCGCCGCAAACCTCCACTGCCTTTACCATTCTGTCGTTCTTTAACGTGACCAAGTACCCGCCTTCATTGCAATTTAGTTTGTTCTTTCTGGGCGTGATGGTGGTGTTGCTGGCGCTGCTCAATACTACCAATATTGCCGTGACCCGCTTCTTTGCCACCTACGGCCGCGTGCCCATGTTCTTCTACCTGTTGCACTGGTACCTGATTCATACCTCTATGTTTGTAATGGTGTTGGCGCAGGGCGTGAAATGGGAAGACCTGCCCTTTGGCATGATGAAGTTTGGGCGACCCGAGGAAGGCGTGGGCGTAGAATTGCCTTACGTGTATCTGGTCTGGATGGCCGTGGTGCTGCTCCTGTACCCGGCCTGCCGTTGGTACAGCCGTTACAAAGCGGCCCACCCCGAGAAGAAATGGCTGAGCTATCTATAA
- the uvrA gene encoding excinuclease ABC subunit UvrA, which yields MAKDTHANTPQGFTGFVTVRGAREHNLKNVDLTIPRDALVVFTGVSGSGKSSLAFGTLYAEAQRRYLESVSPYARRLFHQMAVPEVDAIEGLPPAVALQQQRGTPTTRSSVGSVTTLSNLVRMLYSRAGDYPKGQSIIYAEAFSPNTPEGACPTCHGLGRIYEVTEESMVPDPSLTIRERAIAAWPTAWGGQNQRDILVTLGIDIDRPWRELPQKQRDWILFTEEQPVVPVYPGYTPEQTQRALKRKEEPNYMGNFTSARRHVFHTFANTNSPLMKKRVMQFMLHTDCPTCQGKRLNPHSLSVKFAGYDITELSRLPLQRVAQTLQPYVNAVTSSHTQHDEEHPEQVIVKQRIAQDLVARIQVLLDLGLGYLSLERSTPTLSPGELQRLRLATQLYSHLFGVVYVLDEPSAGLHPSDTLALLTALENLKKAGNSLFVVEHNLDVISKADWLVDVGPAAGEKGGEILYSGPPQGLQKVNNSQTAAYLFGSAPVGVRERRPPSGWLKLSGVTRNNLHNLEAEFPLGVFTTVTGVSGSGKSSLVSQVLVELVAEHLGQEITAEEEEGDGLESKAPQTLGGRIVSGLEQIKRLVRVDQKAIGRTPRSNMATYTGLFDHVRKLFAETPLAKKRRYDAGRFSFNVAKGRCENCTGEGFVMVELLFLPSVYAPCPICHGARYNAQTLEVTYRDLNIAQVLNLTVDAAQEFFDEEPAIHRALTVLREVGLGYLRLGQPATELSGGEAQRIKLATELQRLSRGNSLYILDEPTTGLHPSDVEKLMAQLEKLVDAGNTVIVVEHTMRVAAASDWVLDIGPGAGEEGGQIVAAGTPEQVAKVKKSKTAPFLRKELEI from the coding sequence ATGGCAAAAGATACACACGCAAACACTCCCCAGGGATTCACCGGCTTTGTGACCGTTCGCGGCGCCCGGGAGCATAACCTCAAGAATGTAGACCTCACCATTCCCCGAGATGCCCTGGTGGTGTTCACCGGCGTGTCGGGTTCGGGTAAGTCGTCGTTGGCGTTTGGCACGCTGTACGCCGAGGCTCAGCGCCGCTACCTCGAGAGCGTAAGCCCCTATGCGCGACGGCTGTTCCACCAGATGGCCGTGCCCGAGGTAGATGCCATTGAAGGCCTGCCGCCGGCGGTGGCTTTGCAGCAGCAACGCGGCACGCCCACCACCCGTTCCAGCGTGGGAAGCGTGACCACGCTCTCTAATCTGGTGCGCATGCTCTACAGCCGCGCCGGTGACTACCCCAAAGGCCAATCTATCATCTACGCCGAGGCCTTTTCACCCAACACCCCCGAAGGCGCCTGCCCCACCTGCCACGGTCTGGGTCGCATCTATGAGGTAACCGAGGAAAGTATGGTGCCCGACCCCAGCCTTACCATCCGGGAGCGGGCCATTGCCGCCTGGCCCACCGCCTGGGGCGGCCAGAACCAGCGCGACATCCTGGTCACCCTGGGTATTGACATAGACCGCCCCTGGCGCGAGCTGCCCCAGAAACAACGCGACTGGATTCTCTTCACCGAAGAGCAACCCGTGGTGCCTGTGTACCCTGGCTACACCCCAGAGCAAACCCAGCGTGCGCTCAAGCGCAAAGAGGAACCCAACTACATGGGCAACTTTACCAGCGCCCGGCGGCACGTGTTCCATACCTTCGCCAACACCAACAGCCCCCTCATGAAGAAGCGGGTGATGCAGTTCATGCTCCATACTGACTGCCCCACCTGTCAGGGCAAGCGCCTGAACCCGCATTCGCTTTCCGTGAAATTTGCCGGCTACGACATCACTGAATTGTCGCGCCTTCCTCTGCAACGCGTCGCCCAGACTCTGCAACCGTATGTAAACGCCGTCACCTCTAGCCACACCCAGCACGACGAGGAGCACCCCGAGCAGGTGATTGTGAAACAGCGCATTGCTCAGGATTTGGTGGCCCGCATTCAGGTGCTGTTGGATTTGGGACTCGGATACTTGTCCTTGGAACGGAGCACGCCTACCTTGTCGCCGGGTGAGTTACAGCGCCTGCGCCTGGCCACGCAACTGTATTCGCATCTGTTTGGCGTGGTGTATGTGCTGGACGAGCCCTCGGCGGGATTGCACCCTTCTGATACTTTGGCGTTGCTCACGGCGCTGGAGAACCTGAAGAAGGCGGGCAACTCTCTGTTTGTGGTGGAGCATAACCTAGACGTGATTTCCAAAGCCGATTGGCTGGTAGACGTAGGTCCTGCGGCGGGTGAGAAAGGCGGCGAAATCTTGTACAGTGGTCCGCCGCAAGGGCTGCAAAAGGTCAACAATTCCCAAACCGCCGCCTACTTGTTCGGCTCGGCGCCGGTGGGTGTTCGGGAGCGCCGTCCGCCCTCCGGCTGGCTCAAACTCAGCGGCGTCACCCGCAACAACCTACACAACCTGGAGGCTGAGTTTCCGCTGGGCGTGTTTACCACTGTCACGGGCGTGTCGGGATCTGGCAAGAGTAGTCTGGTGAGCCAGGTACTGGTAGAATTGGTCGCCGAGCATCTGGGGCAGGAAATCACTGCGGAGGAAGAGGAGGGAGACGGGCTGGAAAGCAAAGCGCCCCAAACCCTGGGCGGACGAATTGTGAGTGGCCTAGAGCAGATTAAGCGCCTGGTGCGCGTAGACCAGAAAGCCATCGGGCGGACGCCTCGCTCCAACATGGCCACCTACACTGGCTTGTTTGACCACGTGCGCAAGCTCTTCGCTGAAACGCCTCTCGCCAAGAAGCGCCGCTATGACGCGGGCCGGTTTTCGTTTAACGTGGCCAAAGGCCGCTGTGAGAATTGCACCGGCGAAGGCTTCGTGATGGTGGAACTACTCTTTCTGCCTAGCGTCTACGCGCCCTGCCCGATCTGCCACGGCGCCCGCTACAACGCCCAGACCCTGGAAGTGACCTACCGGGACCTCAACATTGCCCAGGTCCTTAACCTGACCGTAGACGCAGCTCAAGAATTCTTTGACGAGGAGCCTGCCATTCACCGCGCCCTCACCGTCCTCCGTGAAGTAGGACTGGGCTATCTTCGTCTGGGTCAGCCTGCTACGGAACTCTCCGGCGGGGAGGCCCAGCGCATCAAACTCGCCACTGAACTGCAACGTTTGAGCCGCGGCAACAGCTTGTATATTCTGGATGAACCTACCACCGGCCTGCACCCTTCAGACGTGGAGAAACTCATGGCCCAACTGGAGAAACTGGTAGACGCCGGCAACACTGTGATAGTAGTAGAACATACCATGCGCGTGGCCGCCGCCAGCGACTGGGTCCTGGACATTGGTCCCGGGGCAGGGGAGGAAGGCGGACAGATTGTAGCGGCTGGTACCCCAGAGCAAGTGGCTAAGGTAAAGAAGAGCAAGACGGCGCCTTTCCTGCGGAAGGAATTAGAGATTTAA
- a CDS encoding LD-carboxypeptidase, whose amino-acid sequence MILPPFLKPHDTVGLISTSSFTHESYIQEVVKILESWKLKPVLGKTIGARHGSMAGSDTLRLKDLQGMLNNDDIKAIFQATGGYGIVRIIDQLDFSHFKYKPKWVVGYSDTTFLHNHLQGRLSTGSIHGTMAADLEAGYHATSWESLRKALFGEDLHYTVKPHPLNRLGTSDGILVGGTVSLLCNSKGTMSEVNSNGKILFLEEVGEKHFRLDSYLISLKHAGKFDYVRGLIVGELIDMEDDDPPFGKTPEEIILDAVKEYDFPVSFGFKAGHGQVNKALILGALVHLKVDAQGTTFSFET is encoded by the coding sequence ATGATACTTCCACCGTTCCTCAAGCCCCATGACACCGTAGGGTTGATCAGTACCAGTTCTTTCACCCATGAAAGCTACATTCAAGAGGTGGTCAAGATTCTGGAAAGCTGGAAACTGAAACCAGTGCTGGGCAAAACCATTGGCGCCAGGCACGGCAGCATGGCCGGCTCAGATACCCTGCGCCTGAAGGACCTGCAAGGCATGCTGAACAACGACGACATCAAAGCCATCTTTCAGGCTACGGGCGGATATGGCATTGTCAGGATCATTGACCAGCTGGATTTCAGCCATTTCAAGTACAAGCCCAAATGGGTGGTGGGTTACAGTGATACCACCTTTCTGCACAACCACTTGCAAGGCCGACTGAGCACGGGCTCCATTCACGGCACCATGGCCGCCGACCTGGAAGCTGGCTACCATGCCACCTCCTGGGAAAGCCTGCGCAAGGCACTTTTTGGCGAAGACCTGCACTACACGGTAAAGCCTCATCCCTTGAACAGGCTGGGCACTTCTGATGGAATTCTGGTGGGCGGCACCGTCAGTTTGTTGTGTAACTCTAAAGGCACCATGTCTGAGGTGAACAGCAACGGCAAGATCCTATTTCTGGAGGAAGTAGGCGAGAAGCACTTCCGGCTGGACAGTTACCTCATCTCCTTGAAACACGCGGGCAAGTTTGACTATGTGCGGGGCCTGATTGTAGGCGAGCTCATTGACATGGAGGATGATGACCCGCCCTTCGGGAAAACCCCTGAAGAGATCATTCTGGATGCCGTCAAGGAGTATGACTTTCCAGTGAGTTTCGGGTTTAAGGCGGGGCATGGCCAAGTAAACAAAGCCTTGATTCTGGGAGCGCTTGTGCACTTGAAAGTAGACGCGCAGGGGACCACTTTTTCCTTTGAGACGTAG
- a CDS encoding N-formylglutamate amidohydrolase, whose translation MSTSPLICLLTCEHAGNEVPPAWAPLFKGKEEVLYTHKAIDFGAHQLARHLERAFTLPLYVTTTTRLLVEANRSLHSDELFSEHSKKLTEQEKQQVLETYYHPHRNLVLNRLEEETAKGNRVLHLAVHTFTPVLGGEVRKADIGILFDPAQPLEKKIAGQLKTALEKQNPHWTIVFNEPYPGTADGFPTYLRPKFGKDQYAGFELEVNQKFFLNGDPDLWEALKQDLTEALKSVLQKYQEKRRITIRKA comes from the coding sequence ATGTCTACTTCGCCTTTGATTTGTCTGCTCACTTGTGAACACGCCGGTAACGAGGTGCCGCCAGCGTGGGCGCCGCTATTCAAAGGCAAAGAAGAAGTGCTGTACACGCACAAAGCCATAGACTTTGGGGCCCACCAGCTGGCCCGGCACCTGGAGCGCGCCTTTACCCTGCCCTTGTACGTGACCACCACCACGCGCTTGCTGGTAGAGGCCAACCGGTCCCTGCACAGCGACGAGCTGTTTTCAGAACATTCTAAAAAACTTACTGAGCAGGAGAAACAGCAAGTGCTGGAGACCTACTACCACCCACATAGAAACCTAGTGCTTAACCGGCTGGAGGAAGAGACGGCCAAAGGCAACCGGGTCCTGCACCTGGCGGTGCACACCTTTACTCCGGTTCTGGGAGGCGAAGTGCGGAAAGCCGACATCGGGATTCTCTTTGACCCCGCTCAACCCCTGGAAAAGAAAATAGCCGGCCAACTGAAAACCGCCCTGGAGAAACAGAATCCTCATTGGACCATTGTCTTCAACGAGCCTTATCCCGGCACGGCAGACGGTTTCCCCACGTACCTGCGACCAAAATTCGGGAAGGACCAGTACGCCGGGTTTGAGCTGGAGGTGAACCAAAAGTTTTTCTTGAACGGGGATCCAGACCTTTGGGAAGCGCTTAAGCAAGACCTCACCGAAGCCCTCAAATCCGTCCTCCAGAAATATCAGGAAAAGCGCCGCATCACCATCCGGAAGGCCTAA
- a CDS encoding M3 family metallopeptidase, with protein MHKPFLTGSKKSSFLLMLALAGCTSTQPQQTATTNETAGAAPTTMETLIPSFDNQLLKEWTGPYGGVPAFDKMNLSDIKPAMEQGMALHLSEIDAITNNTAAPTFENTIVPYEKAGDALDRAFIYYGIWGSNISTPEFRKIQAEMAPKISEFSSKISQNTKLFERIKAVYDQSQKTPLPADQQRTVQLIHEEFAMEGAGLDQAAKQRYAAINKELSSLYTSFANNTLADEEKYITYITKDQLSGLPESFVKAAAKAAADNGKPGQYAITNTRSSMDQFLTYSDNRALREKVWNTYYSRGDNGDANDNNQNITKILQLRDERVKLLGFDTYADWRLQNRMAKNPTNAMNLMESVWPAALARVKEEVKDMQAVANASGAKITIAPWDYRYYAEKVRKKKYDLDSDEVKQYLQLENLTQAIFYTAGELFNFSFKPVPAGSVPVFHEDVKVWEVTDKTTGAHIGLWYLDPFARQGKRSGAWASQYRSFSTFDGKKTVLASNNSNFVKPAPGDPVLVSWDDATTFFHEFGHALHFLASNVKYPTLNGGVRDYTEFQSQLLERWLSTDKVINQFLKHHKTGQPMPASLVAKIKKASTFNQGFSTTEFLGSALMDLKYHTVKDPTGLNPDKFERETLATLGMPKEIVMRHRSPHFTHVFSGEGYAAGYYGYLWADVLTSDAAEAFEEAPGGFYDKEVAARLVKYLFAPRNSMDPAEAYRLFRGRDAKIDALMRDRGFPVPKQTGKK; from the coding sequence ATGCATAAACCTTTTTTAACCGGTTCTAAGAAGTCCAGCTTCTTGCTCATGCTGGCCTTGGCAGGCTGTACTTCCACCCAGCCGCAGCAGACCGCTACTACCAATGAAACAGCCGGTGCGGCCCCTACTACTATGGAAACCTTGATACCAAGCTTTGATAATCAACTACTCAAAGAATGGACCGGGCCTTATGGCGGCGTCCCGGCCTTTGACAAAATGAACCTGAGTGATATCAAGCCGGCCATGGAACAGGGCATGGCCCTCCATTTATCTGAGATTGACGCCATCACCAACAACACTGCTGCGCCTACTTTTGAGAACACCATCGTGCCCTATGAGAAGGCTGGCGATGCCTTGGATAGAGCCTTTATTTACTATGGCATTTGGGGAAGCAACATCTCAACGCCCGAGTTCAGAAAGATTCAAGCGGAGATGGCGCCTAAGATTTCTGAGTTCAGCTCTAAGATTTCGCAGAACACCAAGTTGTTTGAGCGCATCAAGGCCGTGTATGACCAGTCTCAAAAAACACCATTGCCGGCAGACCAACAGCGCACCGTGCAGTTGATTCATGAGGAGTTTGCCATGGAAGGCGCGGGGCTAGACCAGGCCGCCAAGCAACGCTATGCCGCCATCAACAAAGAATTGTCAAGCCTGTACACGTCCTTTGCCAACAACACCCTGGCAGATGAAGAGAAATACATCACCTACATCACCAAGGACCAGCTGAGCGGACTGCCAGAGTCGTTTGTGAAAGCGGCTGCCAAGGCTGCCGCAGACAACGGCAAGCCGGGCCAGTATGCCATCACCAACACGCGGTCCAGCATGGACCAGTTCCTGACCTACTCAGACAACCGTGCCCTGCGCGAGAAAGTCTGGAACACGTATTACTCGCGCGGTGACAACGGCGATGCCAATGACAACAACCAGAACATCACCAAGATTCTGCAACTGCGGGATGAGCGCGTGAAGCTCCTGGGCTTTGACACCTACGCCGACTGGCGCCTGCAGAACCGCATGGCCAAGAACCCCACCAACGCTATGAACCTGATGGAGTCTGTGTGGCCTGCCGCTTTGGCCCGCGTGAAGGAAGAAGTGAAGGACATGCAAGCCGTGGCCAATGCCAGCGGCGCCAAAATCACCATCGCGCCCTGGGACTACCGCTACTACGCCGAGAAAGTGCGCAAAAAGAAGTATGACCTTGACTCAGATGAGGTAAAGCAATACCTGCAACTAGAGAACCTGACCCAGGCCATTTTCTATACCGCTGGGGAGCTGTTCAACTTCTCCTTCAAACCAGTACCGGCCGGTTCTGTGCCGGTGTTTCATGAGGACGTGAAAGTCTGGGAAGTGACGGATAAAACCACCGGGGCGCACATCGGACTTTGGTACCTTGACCCGTTCGCCCGCCAGGGCAAGCGCTCGGGGGCCTGGGCCTCTCAGTACAGAAGCTTCTCAACCTTTGACGGCAAGAAAACCGTGCTGGCCTCCAACAACTCCAACTTCGTGAAGCCGGCGCCGGGTGACCCTGTGTTGGTGTCCTGGGATGATGCCACTACCTTCTTCCATGAGTTCGGCCACGCTTTGCACTTTTTGGCCTCTAACGTGAAGTACCCAACCTTGAACGGCGGCGTGCGCGATTACACGGAGTTCCAATCTCAACTATTGGAGCGCTGGTTGTCCACGGACAAGGTGATTAACCAGTTCCTGAAGCACCACAAAACGGGCCAGCCCATGCCGGCCTCTCTGGTGGCTAAAATCAAGAAAGCGTCTACGTTTAACCAAGGCTTCAGCACCACAGAGTTCCTGGGTTCTGCCTTGATGGACTTAAAATACCACACTGTTAAAGACCCAACCGGTCTGAACCCGGACAAATTTGAAAGGGAGACTTTAGCCACCTTGGGTATGCCTAAGGAGATTGTGATGCGTCACCGCTCGCCGCACTTCACGCACGTGTTCTCGGGTGAGGGCTACGCCGCCGGTTACTACGGCTACCTGTGGGCAGACGTGCTCACCTCAGACGCCGCCGAAGCCTTTGAAGAAGCCCCCGGCGGGTTCTATGACAAAGAGGTGGCCGCCCGCCTGGTAAAATATCTATTCGCACCGCGCAACTCCATGGACCCTGCAGAGGCCTACCGTCTGTTCAGAGGCCGCGACGCCAAGATTGACGCCCTCATGCGTGACAGAGGTTTCCCGGTACCTAAGCAGACCGGCAAAAAGTAA
- a CDS encoding zinc-dependent peptidase has translation MALLAFSIVVALVVFFFYRWATQKTRNRRKIMAQEFPAEWRKVLLDRVGFYHTLSKEEDKHRFEKMIQLFLAEKRITGIEVEVDDTLRVLVAASAVIPIFRFDDWEYRNLGEVIIFPGSIERYKAQDSEAVSEVLGRVNPFQNDHYVTLSKPALERGFNDMADRQNVGIHEFAHMLDQADGEINGVPRAYLPEELVQPWQDLMYRKIKQIKKGESDINPYGATNEAEFFAVVTEYFFEKPGQLAEKHPRLYQMLTQIFQQNPKRRFRLNFRELLNPYGKRLGRNEPCPCGSGQKYKHCCLLKQSKPTLAA, from the coding sequence ATGGCACTTTTAGCATTCTCTATAGTTGTGGCACTGGTGGTATTCTTCTTTTACCGCTGGGCCACCCAGAAAACCAGGAACCGACGAAAAATCATGGCGCAGGAGTTCCCCGCGGAGTGGCGCAAGGTGTTGCTGGACCGGGTGGGCTTCTACCATACCTTGAGCAAGGAAGAGGACAAGCACCGGTTTGAGAAGATGATTCAGCTGTTTCTGGCAGAAAAGCGCATCACGGGCATTGAGGTGGAGGTGGATGACACCCTGCGCGTGCTGGTGGCGGCCAGCGCCGTCATTCCCATCTTTCGGTTTGATGATTGGGAGTACCGCAACCTGGGCGAGGTCATCATCTTCCCGGGGAGCATTGAGCGCTACAAAGCCCAAGATTCTGAGGCGGTCTCTGAGGTGCTGGGCCGCGTGAACCCTTTCCAGAACGACCATTACGTGACCCTGTCCAAGCCTGCCCTGGAGCGCGGCTTCAATGACATGGCCGACCGGCAGAACGTAGGCATCCATGAGTTTGCGCACATGCTTGACCAAGCCGATGGCGAGATTAACGGCGTGCCCCGCGCTTACTTACCCGAGGAACTGGTGCAGCCCTGGCAGGACCTCATGTACCGCAAAATCAAGCAGATTAAAAAGGGCGAGTCGGACATCAATCCGTACGGCGCCACCAATGAGGCTGAGTTCTTTGCCGTGGTGACGGAGTACTTTTTTGAGAAGCCGGGCCAGCTAGCCGAGAAGCACCCACGGCTCTACCAGATGCTCACCCAGATTTTCCAGCAGAACCCCAAGCGCCGGTTCAGGTTGAACTTCAGGGAACTTCTGAACCCGTACGGCAAGCGCCTGGGCCGCAACGAGCCGTGCCCCTGCGGTAGTGGCCAGAAGTACAAGCATTGCTGCCTGCTAAAGCAGTCAAAGCCCACGTTAGCCGCCTAA